The following are from one region of the Vidua chalybeata isolate OUT-0048 chromosome 12, bVidCha1 merged haplotype, whole genome shotgun sequence genome:
- the ARL8B gene encoding ADP-ribosylation factor-like protein 8B isoform X1: MLALLSRLLDWFRSLFWKEEMELTLVGLQYSGKTTFVNVIASGQFSEDMIPTVGFNMRKVTKGNVTIKIWDIGGQPRFRSMWERYCRGVNAIVYMVDAADRDKIEASRNELHNLLDKPQLQGIPVLVLGNKRDLPNALDEKQLIEKMNLAAIQDREICCYSISCKEKDNIDITLQWLIQHSKSRRS; the protein is encoded by the exons ATGTTGGCGCTGCTGTCGCGGCTGCTCGACTGGTTCCGCTCGCTCTTCtggaaggaggagatggagctgaCCCTGGTGGGGCTGCAGTACTCGGGCAAGACCACCTTCGTCAACGTCATCGCG tcaGGTCAATTCAGTGAAGATATGATTCCTACTGTGGGCTTCAACATGAGGAAAGTTACAAAGGGTAATGTTACAATAAAG ATTTGGGATATAGGAGGGCAGCCCCGATTCCGAAGCATGTGGGAGCGATATTGCAGAGGAGTTAATGCTATTGT CTACATGGTAGATGCTGCAGATCGTGACAAAATAGAAGCCTCTCGGAATGAGCTGCACAATCTTCTAGATAAGCCCCAGTTACAAGGAATCCCT GTTCTAGTACTTGGAAATAAGAGAGACCTTCCTAATGCTTTGGATGAGAAACAGCTAATTGAAAAGAT GAACCTTGCTGCTATTCAGGACAGAGAAATCTGCTGCTACTCAATTTCTTGCAAAGAGAAAGATAATATAG ATATCACGCTTCAGTGGCTTATTCAGCATTCAAAATCTAGAAGAAGCTGA
- the ARL8B gene encoding ADP-ribosylation factor-like protein 8B isoform X2 produces the protein MCLEQSGQFSEDMIPTVGFNMRKVTKGNVTIKIWDIGGQPRFRSMWERYCRGVNAIVYMVDAADRDKIEASRNELHNLLDKPQLQGIPVLVLGNKRDLPNALDEKQLIEKMNLAAIQDREICCYSISCKEKDNIDITLQWLIQHSKSRRS, from the exons ATGTGCCTGGAGCAG tcaGGTCAATTCAGTGAAGATATGATTCCTACTGTGGGCTTCAACATGAGGAAAGTTACAAAGGGTAATGTTACAATAAAG ATTTGGGATATAGGAGGGCAGCCCCGATTCCGAAGCATGTGGGAGCGATATTGCAGAGGAGTTAATGCTATTGT CTACATGGTAGATGCTGCAGATCGTGACAAAATAGAAGCCTCTCGGAATGAGCTGCACAATCTTCTAGATAAGCCCCAGTTACAAGGAATCCCT GTTCTAGTACTTGGAAATAAGAGAGACCTTCCTAATGCTTTGGATGAGAAACAGCTAATTGAAAAGAT GAACCTTGCTGCTATTCAGGACAGAGAAATCTGCTGCTACTCAATTTCTTGCAAAGAGAAAGATAATATAG ATATCACGCTTCAGTGGCTTATTCAGCATTCAAAATCTAGAAGAAGCTGA